TTATCAGCCCTTGAGGAAACAAACTTAGAGGGAGAAAGTATCGACTTTAATTGGGAAGATGAAGAAGCCAAGATTTTAAAAATCCAGATCAAAAAGGTCAATGGCAAAAAAATTAACCTAAGCTTACCAATTTCTTTAGTGAGATTTTTTTTCGATAGGGAGAAAGCCACATTTACCATCGATGGAGAAAAAATTAATCTAAAACAA
This window of the Anaerobranca californiensis DSM 14826 genome carries:
- a CDS encoding SHOCT-like domain-containing protein — its product is MKRDRLQILSLVKEGKITPEEGVELLSALEETNLEGESIDFNWEDEEAKILKIQIKKVNGKKINLSLPISLVRFFFDREKATFTIDGEKINLKQWWEKSDRGYKGILLDTHTKSGKEIKIEIV